One Oscillatoria sp. FACHB-1406 DNA window includes the following coding sequences:
- a CDS encoding ABC transporter ATP-binding protein, whose amino-acid sequence MIEIEHLSKVYGNNIALDDVTFSVEKGEILGLLGPNGAGKTTTMRILSGYLPATKGTARIAGFDVHEQSMAVRRSIGYLPESPPLYLDMTVQSYLLFVARIKGVSAGDRAMRVNTAIDRCNLKEKRRVLIRKLSKGFRQRVGIAQAIVHNPPAIILDEPTVGLDPRQIIEVRNLIKSLAGDHTIILSTHILPEVSMTCDRVTIINQGKAIATNTPDNLMAQLSESSGYNLEVEGNIEGLRPLLQAIPGVLSVEVLPSVEVPAEPSLFRSPVRSRVRIATSAGSEPGRAIAASIVTAGLGLYELRRTRPTLEDVFLKLTTREALEANLEDDNDEEEEVVAVPAASTAVDEKIDKGDLDLDGEIGTSSNE is encoded by the coding sequence ATGATCGAAATCGAACACCTCAGTAAAGTTTACGGGAATAACATCGCCCTTGATGATGTTACTTTTTCAGTAGAAAAGGGCGAAATTTTGGGACTATTGGGGCCGAATGGGGCGGGCAAAACGACGACGATGCGAATTTTGTCGGGGTATCTCCCGGCGACGAAAGGGACGGCGAGAATTGCGGGGTTCGATGTTCACGAACAGTCAATGGCGGTTCGGCGTTCGATTGGCTATCTTCCGGAAAGTCCGCCGCTGTACTTGGATATGACAGTGCAAAGCTATTTATTGTTTGTGGCACGTATTAAGGGCGTATCGGCGGGCGATCGCGCGATGCGGGTGAATACGGCGATCGATCGCTGTAACCTTAAGGAGAAGCGGCGCGTTCTCATTCGCAAGCTGTCGAAAGGGTTTCGCCAGCGCGTCGGGATTGCTCAAGCGATCGTTCACAATCCCCCTGCGATTATTTTAGACGAACCTACCGTCGGTCTCGATCCCCGCCAAATTATTGAAGTGCGCAATTTAATTAAAAGTCTTGCGGGCGACCATACAATTATTCTTTCGACTCACATTTTGCCGGAAGTCAGCATGACTTGCGATCGCGTCACCATTATCAACCAAGGGAAAGCGATCGCAACCAACACCCCCGATAACTTAATGGCGCAACTCTCGGAAAGTTCTGGCTACAATCTCGAAGTTGAAGGCAATATCGAAGGCTTGCGCCCGCTGTTGCAAGCAATTCCTGGCGTGCTATCGGTGGAAGTGTTGCCCTCCGTCGAAGTCCCTGCCGAACCCTCTCTGTTTCGCTCTCCGGTGCGTTCTCGCGTCCGCATCGCCACGAGTGCGGGTTCCGAACCCGGGCGCGCGATCGCAGCATCCATCGTCACAGCAGGTTTGGGATTGTACGAACTGCGGCGCACTCGCCCCACCCTCGAAGATGTATTCTTGAAACTGACAACGCGCGAAGCACTCGAAGCGAACCTCGAGGATGATAACGACGAAGAGGAAGAGGTTGTTGCTGTCCCCGCCGCTTCTACCGCAGTTGATGAAAAAATTGACAAAGGCGATCTCGATCTCGATGGGGAAATCGGAACATCTTCTAATGAATAA
- the pheT gene encoding phenylalanine--tRNA ligase subunit beta, whose translation MLISLNWLRELVDVTLSAEKLAETLTVAGFEVENIEDRRQLADGVVVGKVVDCQRHPDADKLSVTQVDLGKEAVSTIVCGAKNVKADIFVAVAPPKTYLPAVDLKIKTSKLRGVKSEGMICSLAELGLAKESEGIYIFAEENLTPGQDVRPLLGLDDIILDLTSTANRADALSLVGVAREVAALTGVALRLPEAVELDIPAEPTLKIEVADAQACPAYIGTVVEGVKIAPSPVWLQQRLQAAGVRPINNVVDITNYILLEWGQPLHAFDRAKLQAVAGSENIVLGTRFAGAGETLKTLDGQTRELVEQNLVIVANDKPVALAGVMGGEETEVDEGTQDIVLEAALFDPVAIRRSSRAVGLRSESSTRYERGVNQAELEFAARRAIALFVELAGGNPTARAIADARPNREDWTRSLSLRLSRVRHILGQVRREEGLDDLQAEEVEQILTALGCELERQAGEETLWTVKVPPYRYRDLEREIDLIEEVARLYGYDRFADTLPAKTEAGILPPQRKAMAQIREAFRAVGLTEVVHYSLVKPEAAEIAIANPLLSEYSALRTELLPGLLDAFEYNLARGNGALNAFEVGRVFRNLEGIASEYDAIAGIFGGDLNPQGQWVSGGKGSPMTWYEAKGLLDSVLERLGVVADYQPDSSDARCHPGRTAVLSVGGKRLGFFGQLHPQLRRDRDFPEAVYAFELSAAVLLEVMGGGNITPPRFQTYSTYPAVKRDLAFFAAKNIAVAQLEATMQKAGGELLDAVELFDVYEGENVPAGERSLAFSLAYRSRDRNLTEAEIEPAHQKVRQALEEQFGATLRS comes from the coding sequence ATGCTAATTTCATTAAACTGGCTGCGAGAACTGGTCGATGTGACGCTAAGCGCTGAAAAGCTAGCTGAAACATTGACAGTCGCGGGATTTGAGGTCGAAAATATTGAAGATCGCCGCCAGTTGGCTGATGGCGTAGTGGTGGGCAAAGTTGTAGATTGCCAGCGCCATCCCGATGCGGATAAACTGAGCGTCACTCAAGTCGATCTGGGTAAAGAAGCGGTTTCGACGATCGTTTGCGGCGCAAAAAACGTTAAAGCCGATATCTTTGTCGCTGTCGCACCCCCAAAAACCTATCTCCCCGCCGTCGATCTAAAAATCAAAACCAGCAAGTTGCGCGGCGTGAAATCGGAAGGGATGATCTGTTCGCTAGCAGAGTTAGGATTGGCGAAGGAATCGGAAGGCATTTATATCTTTGCAGAAGAAAATCTGACCCCCGGTCAAGACGTTCGCCCCCTCCTCGGTCTCGACGATATTATTTTAGACTTGACATCGACGGCAAATCGTGCAGATGCGTTAAGTTTGGTGGGGGTAGCGCGAGAAGTGGCAGCCTTGACGGGAGTAGCGCTGCGATTGCCAGAAGCAGTGGAACTCGACATTCCCGCCGAACCGACGCTAAAGATTGAAGTTGCCGACGCGCAAGCTTGTCCGGCATATATTGGGACAGTAGTGGAAGGCGTAAAAATTGCCCCGTCTCCGGTTTGGCTGCAACAGCGCTTACAAGCCGCCGGAGTTCGACCGATTAATAATGTGGTCGATATTACCAACTATATTCTGCTGGAATGGGGACAGCCGCTCCATGCCTTCGATCGCGCCAAGTTACAAGCGGTGGCGGGCAGCGAGAATATCGTCCTCGGCACGCGCTTCGCCGGTGCGGGCGAAACCCTGAAAACCCTAGACGGGCAAACGCGGGAACTCGTCGAACAAAACTTGGTAATTGTCGCCAACGATAAACCCGTTGCTTTAGCAGGCGTGATGGGGGGCGAAGAAACCGAAGTAGACGAAGGAACGCAGGATATTGTTTTGGAAGCAGCGCTGTTCGATCCGGTTGCAATCCGCCGTTCCTCGCGCGCAGTCGGGTTGCGCTCGGAATCTTCCACCCGTTACGAACGCGGCGTGAACCAAGCTGAGTTAGAATTTGCCGCTCGCCGCGCGATCGCGTTATTCGTCGAACTCGCAGGCGGAAATCCTACCGCCCGCGCCATTGCCGACGCGCGCCCGAATCGGGAAGATTGGACGCGATCGCTCTCATTGCGCCTTTCCCGCGTCCGTCACATCCTCGGACAGGTTCGCCGGGAGGAAGGACTCGACGATTTACAAGCCGAAGAAGTGGAACAAATTCTGACGGCTTTGGGCTGCGAATTGGAACGGCAGGCGGGCGAAGAAACGCTCTGGACGGTGAAAGTACCGCCCTACCGCTACCGCGATTTAGAGCGGGAGATCGATTTAATTGAAGAAGTGGCGCGCCTTTACGGTTACGATCGCTTTGCCGATACCTTACCCGCGAAAACCGAAGCCGGAATTCTGCCCCCGCAGCGCAAAGCAATGGCACAAATCCGCGAAGCCTTCCGCGCCGTGGGTTTGACGGAGGTGGTGCATTATTCCTTAGTGAAACCGGAAGCTGCCGAAATCGCGATCGCAAACCCATTATTGAGCGAATATTCAGCCTTGCGGACGGAATTATTGCCGGGACTGCTCGATGCTTTTGAGTACAATTTAGCGCGCGGAAACGGCGCTCTCAATGCGTTTGAGGTGGGTCGCGTTTTCCGCAATTTGGAGGGCATAGCAAGCGAATACGACGCGATCGCGGGCATTTTTGGCGGCGACCTCAACCCCCAAGGTCAATGGGTTTCTGGCGGTAAAGGTTCGCCGATGACGTGGTACGAAGCCAAAGGTTTACTCGATAGCGTATTGGAAAGGTTGGGAGTCGTCGCGGACTATCAACCCGATAGCAGCGACGCACGCTGTCACCCCGGACGCACGGCGGTACTCTCTGTTGGCGGGAAACGTTTGGGATTCTTCGGACAACTGCATCCTCAACTGCGACGCGATCGCGATTTTCCCGAAGCGGTGTATGCCTTTGAACTCTCAGCGGCGGTACTGCTCGAGGTGATGGGGGGCGGTAACATTACCCCGCCGCGCTTCCAGACGTATTCCACCTATCCGGCCGTCAAACGCGATTTAGCGTTCTTCGCCGCGAAAAATATTGCTGTGGCTCAACTCGAAGCAACGATGCAGAAAGCAGGCGGCGAGTTATTGGATGCGGTGGAACTGTTTGATGTTTACGAAGGGGAAAACGTTCCGGCAGGAGAACGGAGCTTAGCGTTTAGCTTGGCCTATCGATCGCGCGATCGCAACCTCACCGAAGCCGAAATCGAACCCGCCCACCAAAAAGTCCGCCAAGCGCTCGAAGAGCAATTTGGTGCGACATTGAGAAGTTAG
- a CDS encoding cyclic nucleotide-binding domain-containing protein yields MTPQDLVVWLQERTALSILAPEVLEAIARSLEERTFSPEQAILREGEPADGLYILASGKAESDKLPNNPEIARSVSLLPGCALNLQALLLQKPAQHTVICQDECRLWFLSAQNFQTLLGQYPSIGQMVAQNLAEEVAQLTSELANEQERQTILRPYLVTKARRGIVGKSRYATRLRKQIEEASGDRKSVLVFGEPGLEKDNIAALIHYGSRDRRQAIIKLNSGTLQANGADLFGRAGGKPGLLETLGKGTLVLNNIQELSPELRPAIAHLLETGTYQPVSRNEETDVGSKTCEARIILVSEQAIPKIDNLVAHNIPVPPLRTRKADIGDWVNYYLSIAARTKRIAKPHLSPEALRRLQTYDFPNNLRELENLVQRAVVQLESGNEITEEIIWPSQGKKHRFRLNLLEEYPKLRQFLRSPWWPDWINYGLTLWAFPLIVAILFLGPQTRDRNFALNLFWAWWWPLVLLFFPLLGRVWCAVCPFMIYGEVTQKLSLWLFPHKLKRWPRERAERWGGWFLFALFALILLWEELWNLENTAYLSAWLLLLITAGAMICSAIFERRLWCRYLCPIGGMNGMFAKLSMTELRAQQGICSAECTTYQCYKGGPQKGEGMETDGCPLYSHPAQLEDNRDCVLCMTCLKACPHRSVEFNLRPPGIELWTTHIPRSYEVALLLLLLNVVFLHHLPEVQHFLGLNLDLDRFLPHSLLAIAAISLPALIPLLAQAILKLSTKITQRDQLPSFIKLAYGYLPLILAGNLSHYFPLWLGESGKILPVALATFGLNGAQLPVLVAHPAVIAFLQGSTLIFGVLCSIFVTQKIARQQFLWMLPQHLAIGAIAASFWVLTIVNV; encoded by the coding sequence ATGACTCCTCAAGATTTGGTTGTTTGGTTACAAGAACGCACTGCTCTGAGTATACTTGCCCCAGAAGTCCTCGAAGCGATCGCGCGATCGCTTGAAGAACGTACCTTTAGTCCCGAACAAGCGATTTTACGCGAAGGCGAACCCGCCGACGGACTGTACATTTTAGCCAGCGGTAAAGCAGAAAGCGATAAACTGCCTAATAACCCAGAAATTGCCCGCTCGGTTAGTTTGCTACCCGGTTGCGCTCTTAACTTACAGGCGCTTCTATTACAGAAACCCGCCCAACATACTGTTATCTGTCAGGACGAATGCCGACTGTGGTTTTTGAGCGCCCAAAACTTCCAAACCCTGCTCGGACAATATCCCAGTATCGGGCAAATGGTCGCTCAAAACTTAGCCGAAGAAGTCGCCCAACTGACTTCAGAACTAGCGAACGAACAAGAACGTCAAACGATTTTGCGTCCTTACCTCGTAACTAAAGCTCGACGCGGAATCGTAGGAAAAAGTCGCTACGCAACACGCCTGCGCAAACAAATTGAAGAAGCTTCCGGCGATAGAAAATCGGTTTTAGTCTTCGGCGAACCCGGATTAGAGAAAGATAATATTGCCGCTTTGATTCATTACGGTTCGCGCGATCGCCGTCAAGCTATTATTAAGCTCAATTCCGGTACGCTGCAAGCCAACGGCGCGGACTTGTTCGGGCGGGCGGGCGGCAAACCCGGACTGCTAGAGACTTTGGGGAAAGGAACGCTCGTTCTCAATAATATTCAAGAATTGTCGCCAGAATTGCGGCCCGCGATCGCGCATTTACTCGAAACGGGAACCTACCAGCCCGTCTCGCGCAATGAAGAAACAGACGTTGGTTCCAAAACCTGCGAAGCGCGCATTATCTTGGTTTCCGAGCAAGCCATCCCGAAAATCGATAACCTCGTCGCCCATAATATCCCCGTTCCTCCCCTGCGGACGCGCAAAGCCGATATTGGGGATTGGGTAAATTACTATCTCAGCATTGCTGCGCGTACCAAACGCATTGCCAAGCCTCACTTAAGTCCGGAAGCCCTACGACGGTTGCAAACTTATGATTTTCCCAACAACCTGCGCGAGTTGGAAAATCTTGTGCAACGGGCTGTCGTTCAACTCGAATCGGGCAATGAAATTACCGAAGAAATTATTTGGCCGTCTCAAGGGAAAAAACACAGATTTCGCCTCAACTTGCTCGAAGAATATCCTAAACTCCGGCAGTTTTTACGCAGTCCTTGGTGGCCGGACTGGATTAACTACGGTTTGACTTTATGGGCATTTCCGCTGATTGTAGCCATTTTATTCCTCGGTCCGCAAACGCGCGATCGCAACTTTGCCCTTAACCTTTTTTGGGCTTGGTGGTGGCCTTTAGTTCTCCTTTTTTTCCCCTTACTCGGGCGCGTTTGGTGCGCCGTTTGTCCCTTCATGATTTACGGCGAAGTCACCCAAAAACTCTCGCTATGGCTATTTCCACACAAGCTCAAACGTTGGCCCCGCGAACGAGCAGAACGCTGGGGCGGTTGGTTTCTCTTCGCCCTCTTTGCCCTCATTCTCCTTTGGGAAGAACTCTGGAACCTAGAAAATACCGCTTATCTTTCCGCTTGGTTACTGCTCTTAATTACCGCTGGCGCAATGATTTGTAGCGCCATCTTCGAGCGGCGTTTATGGTGTCGATATCTCTGTCCGATTGGCGGAATGAATGGAATGTTCGCCAAACTTTCCATGACAGAATTAAGAGCGCAACAGGGAATTTGTTCGGCAGAATGCACCACCTATCAATGCTATAAAGGCGGCCCGCAAAAAGGAGAAGGAATGGAAACCGACGGCTGTCCTCTTTACTCTCATCCCGCCCAACTCGAAGACAATCGCGACTGCGTACTGTGCATGACTTGTCTCAAAGCTTGCCCCCATCGTTCGGTTGAATTTAACTTGCGTCCGCCCGGAATCGAACTTTGGACGACTCACATTCCTCGAAGTTATGAAGTCGCCTTATTGTTACTACTCCTCAACGTCGTTTTCCTGCATCACCTCCCCGAAGTCCAACATTTTCTCGGTTTAAATTTAGACCTCGATCGCTTTTTACCCCATTCTCTTTTAGCGATTGCAGCAATCAGTTTGCCCGCCCTCATTCCTCTTCTTGCCCAAGCGATCCTTAAATTATCCACAAAGATAACCCAGCGCGATCAACTGCCTTCTTTTATCAAACTCGCTTACGGCTACCTTCCCCTCATCCTCGCCGGAAATCTATCCCATTATTTCCCGTTATGGTTAGGAGAAAGCGGCAAAATTCTCCCTGTGGCTTTAGCAACTTTTGGGCTAAATGGCGCACAGTTGCCCGTCCTTGTCGCTCATCCCGCCGTCATTGCCTTTTTACAAGGCAGCACTTTAATTTTTGGCGTTCTCTGCTCGATTTTTGTAACGCAGAAAATTGCCCGTCAGCAGTTCCTCTGGATGCTACCCCAGCATCTCGCGATCGGCGCGATCGCGGCTAGTTTTTGGGTACTTACAATAGTCAATGTTTAG
- a CDS encoding S-layer homology domain-containing protein: MLYINPTTGNDNAVGSQTAPLKSLTAALKRATPGTTIQLASGTYGNTEVFPLSVPANVTVLGDESTKGKGISIVGSGVYPSATFGGQNVTLLLDSLAQLRGVTVTNPASKGTGIWIESTAPTVANCTLSQCQRDGIFVTGNGKPKIFDCAFVRNAYSGVFFGRNGKGEVRRNRFSQTGYAIVGSDDSAPLLSDNQLLENRIGVMLSRQSKPVLRRNLFSKNADAGLSVQERSRPNLGNSQDPAGNVFEGDRAIDNQTGLAIASVGNQLNPAAVRGNVEFVAAIVPETPSGPTRFADIDRHWAEAFIDSLVQRGLMSGFPDGTFKPEASLTRAEYAAAIAKIFDLPRQLGRTNQFWDVPANFWATAAIQKAADMGFISGFADGSFRAQQNLTRTEALVSIVSGLGLSGGNPDVLLLYRDRAQIPPYATAAIATATQKRLVVNSPDPKQLNPLRDITRAEIAALLYQALVATAVADFLPSPYIVNPDAAVANFTDTPNHWAADFIHRLSSLELISGFSNGSFKPDAPLNRAEYAAFLVRIFNPSPVRPAVQFRDIPPKFWGLNAIQQAYRAGFLSGFPDGTFHPEQTLRRVHLIVSLASGLALPAADESYLNAYEDRASIPAYARSAVAAATKAEIVVLYPKARDLDREVTRAEAAAMMDCALVYRKRVGAIASPYIVRKS; this comes from the coding sequence ATGCTCTACATTAATCCCACAACAGGGAATGATAATGCAGTTGGGAGCCAAACTGCACCCCTTAAAAGCTTAACGGCTGCTCTCAAACGCGCTACACCGGGGACGACAATTCAGCTAGCGTCGGGGACGTATGGCAACACCGAAGTGTTTCCCCTGTCTGTTCCTGCTAACGTCACCGTGCTGGGCGATGAAAGCACGAAAGGTAAAGGCATCTCCATTGTCGGTAGCGGCGTTTATCCCAGTGCTACATTCGGCGGGCAGAATGTCACGCTGCTGCTGGATAGCTTGGCGCAACTGCGAGGGGTGACAGTGACAAATCCCGCGAGCAAGGGAACGGGCATTTGGATCGAATCGACTGCGCCAACGGTAGCCAATTGTACCTTGAGTCAGTGTCAGCGAGATGGCATTTTTGTGACGGGGAATGGCAAGCCAAAGATTTTCGATTGTGCGTTTGTCCGCAATGCTTATAGCGGCGTGTTTTTTGGGCGCAATGGTAAGGGAGAGGTACGGCGCAATCGCTTTTCGCAGACGGGGTATGCAATTGTGGGGAGTGACGATAGCGCGCCGCTGCTGTCGGACAATCAACTGCTGGAAAATCGCATTGGTGTAATGCTATCGCGACAGTCAAAACCCGTGCTGCGGCGGAATTTGTTCTCGAAAAATGCGGATGCGGGATTGTCGGTACAGGAGCGATCGCGGCCGAATTTAGGAAATAGCCAGGATCCGGCGGGAAATGTGTTTGAAGGCGATCGCGCGATCGACAATCAAACTGGATTAGCGATCGCTTCAGTGGGAAATCAACTCAATCCGGCGGCGGTACGAGGTAACGTGGAATTTGTCGCCGCGATTGTTCCCGAAACTCCGAGCGGGCCGACGCGCTTTGCGGATATCGATCGCCATTGGGCGGAAGCGTTTATCGATAGTCTGGTGCAGCGGGGCTTAATGAGTGGGTTTCCCGACGGGACGTTTAAGCCGGAAGCGAGTTTGACGCGGGCGGAATATGCAGCGGCGATCGCGAAAATTTTCGATCTGCCCCGCCAACTCGGACGAACGAATCAATTTTGGGATGTTCCGGCAAATTTTTGGGCAACCGCAGCGATTCAAAAAGCGGCAGATATGGGCTTTATTTCCGGTTTTGCCGATGGTTCCTTCCGCGCCCAACAAAATCTCACCCGTACTGAAGCCCTCGTCTCCATCGTCAGCGGTTTGGGGCTGAGTGGTGGCAATCCCGACGTACTGTTACTGTACCGCGATCGCGCCCAAATTCCCCCCTACGCCACCGCCGCGATCGCCACCGCAACACAAAAACGTCTCGTTGTCAATTCCCCCGACCCCAAACAACTCAACCCCCTGCGCGACATCACCCGCGCCGAAATTGCCGCCCTCCTCTATCAAGCCCTCGTCGCCACCGCCGTCGCCGACTTCCTCCCCTCCCCCTACATCGTCAATCCCGACGCAGCCGTTGCCAACTTCACCGACACCCCAAATCATTGGGCAGCAGACTTCATCCATCGCCTCAGCAGTCTCGAACTCATCAGCGGTTTCAGCAATGGCAGTTTCAAGCCCGATGCCCCCCTCAACCGCGCCGAATATGCCGCCTTCCTCGTCCGCATCTTCAACCCCTCGCCAGTGCGCCCCGCCGTCCAATTTCGCGACATTCCGCCCAAATTCTGGGGCTTAAACGCCATCCAACAAGCCTACCGCGCCGGATTCCTCTCCGGCTTCCCCGATGGCACTTTTCACCCCGAACAAACCCTGCGTCGCGTTCACCTCATCGTCTCCCTCGCGAGTGGTTTAGCCCTCCCCGCCGCCGACGAATCCTATCTCAACGCTTACGAAGATAGAGCTAGCATACCCGCTTATGCCCGTTCTGCTGTCGCCGCCGCCACCAAAGCCGAAATCGTCGTTTTGTATCCCAAAGCCAGGGATTTAGATAGAGAAGTGACGCGGGCCGAAGCTGCGGCGATGATGGATTGCGCTCTAGTTTATCGCAAGCGAGTGGGCGCGATCGCATCGCCTTACATTGTTCGGAAATCTTAA
- a CDS encoding ABC transporter permease has translation MTVIANIIAIFRKELQGYFFSPFAYVVTAVFWALSGFMFFTILMSVIQNIVQSEQLGIPIPPIDAAYEFILQFFSVMGLLVLFVLPVFSMSLYAEERKRGTLELLATSPLTNWSVAVGKLLAVLTFFMFTILPFLIYQAIAFSSANPPVPPAVPLLALLGLVLLAAAILSLGMFISSLTDSLILSAVLTFSLALGLWIIDAIADRTVSPFREILSHLSLLKHYNNLVQGIVDTSSLVLLCSYIVLGIFLTAQSIESLRFSRN, from the coding sequence ATGACTGTTATTGCTAATATCATTGCTATCTTCAGAAAAGAACTGCAAGGTTACTTTTTCTCTCCCTTTGCTTATGTTGTTACCGCTGTTTTCTGGGCGCTATCGGGCTTTATGTTCTTTACGATTTTAATGTCCGTTATTCAAAATATTGTCCAAAGCGAACAATTAGGAATTCCAATTCCTCCCATCGACGCAGCTTATGAATTTATTCTGCAATTTTTTAGCGTAATGGGGCTTCTAGTTTTATTTGTTTTGCCAGTATTCTCAATGAGTCTTTATGCGGAAGAACGCAAGCGTGGAACGTTGGAACTGTTAGCAACCTCACCGCTAACGAATTGGTCGGTTGCAGTGGGTAAACTGTTAGCCGTTCTGACCTTTTTTATGTTTACGATTTTGCCTTTCCTCATTTACCAGGCGATCGCGTTTAGCAGTGCCAATCCACCCGTTCCGCCCGCTGTTCCTTTGTTGGCGCTGCTAGGATTAGTTTTATTGGCAGCGGCAATTCTTTCCTTGGGAATGTTTATTTCCTCACTAACTGATAGTTTGATTCTCTCGGCGGTTTTAACGTTTTCGCTCGCGTTAGGGCTGTGGATTATTGATGCGATCGCGGATCGCACCGTCAGCCCCTTTCGCGAAATCCTCAGCCATCTTTCCTTACTCAAACATTACAATAACTTGGTTCAGGGAATTGTAGATACTAGCAGTTTGGTTTTACTGTGCAGTTATATTGTTCTGGGGATATTTTTAACCGCTCAATCGATTGAATCTTTACGATTCTCGCGCAATTAG
- a CDS encoding Gldg family protein — translation MKTIPSASQRYGKYVVLFGIFLGVAGLVSGAVSGKPSPTSIALALSGLAVAIAGLILWGSSPNGFLRQRSAREGTNAIIATLSFIAILGLVNFLAVRYSTRADFTETGLFTLSPQSREIVANLPKPLKVIVFDPKEDFSDRQLLENYARQGANFQYEFVDPQIKVGLAQEFGLKSPKAVYLQYGDRKQQVQSFRNEEEQIAEIPLTNGIEKILRDKKPVVYFLQGHGEWSLADGTEEGSISQAVSSLSQKGYDVKALSLAQQSQVPPDADAIAIFGPKRALFEGEVTALKDYLDRGGSLLIAIDPKNNPNLEPILNEWGVKLDERLVIDASGSGSILNLGPATPLVTQYGVHPITSAFGNSISVYPLARSIETESKKEIQAFPLIETSEKSWAETNLDSENLSFDPNNDLQGPLTLGIALTKREAPATGTEGKTEESKNANPAASPSPSPGESPTPGTSPTPSPSPGESPTPGTSPTPSPSPGESPTPGTSPSPSPSPGETPKAGESPKESPAKAKDNKESRLVVLGNSTFASNGWFDQQINRDVFLNSVEWLAKNDKSTLSISPKQPKNRRLNLTLGQASVLGWLAIVIVPLLSLAIAALMWWRRR, via the coding sequence ATGAAAACGATCCCCAGCGCGTCCCAGAGATACGGGAAATATGTCGTCCTCTTTGGCATCTTTTTAGGAGTTGCCGGGTTAGTTTCTGGGGCGGTTTCTGGCAAACCATCGCCAACTTCGATCGCGCTGGCTTTAAGCGGATTAGCAGTTGCGATCGCGGGACTGATACTCTGGGGAAGCAGCCCTAATGGTTTCTTGCGCCAGCGTTCGGCTCGGGAAGGAACAAATGCTATTATCGCAACGCTGAGTTTTATTGCGATTCTCGGACTTGTGAATTTTCTCGCCGTTCGCTATTCGACGCGCGCCGACTTTACCGAAACGGGCTTGTTTACCCTCTCGCCGCAGTCGCGAGAAATCGTCGCCAATCTGCCTAAACCCCTAAAAGTTATCGTTTTCGATCCTAAAGAAGATTTTAGCGATCGCCAACTGCTCGAAAATTATGCCCGCCAAGGCGCAAACTTTCAATACGAATTTGTCGATCCGCAAATTAAAGTCGGACTCGCCCAGGAATTCGGGCTAAAATCGCCCAAGGCCGTTTATTTACAGTATGGCGATCGCAAGCAACAAGTTCAATCTTTCCGCAACGAAGAAGAACAAATCGCCGAAATTCCCCTCACTAACGGCATTGAAAAAATTCTGCGCGACAAAAAACCCGTCGTTTACTTCCTTCAAGGACACGGTGAATGGTCTCTCGCAGATGGTACGGAAGAAGGCAGTATTTCCCAAGCCGTCTCTTCACTATCACAAAAGGGATATGATGTCAAAGCATTGAGTCTCGCGCAACAATCCCAAGTCCCCCCCGATGCCGATGCGATCGCGATTTTCGGCCCCAAACGCGCCCTCTTTGAAGGAGAAGTCACCGCCCTTAAAGACTATCTCGATCGCGGCGGCAGTTTGCTAATCGCGATCGATCCCAAAAATAACCCCAATTTAGAACCAATTCTCAATGAATGGGGCGTAAAACTGGACGAACGCCTCGTTATCGACGCTTCCGGTAGCGGCAGCATCCTTAACCTCGGCCCTGCTACGCCGCTCGTGACTCAATACGGCGTTCACCCCATTACCTCTGCCTTCGGCAACAGCATCTCCGTTTATCCCCTCGCTCGCTCCATTGAAACCGAATCCAAGAAAGAAATTCAAGCCTTTCCCCTCATTGAAACCAGCGAAAAAAGTTGGGCGGAAACAAACCTCGATTCCGAAAACCTTTCCTTCGATCCCAACAATGACCTACAAGGGCCTTTAACATTAGGAATCGCCCTCACTAAGCGAGAAGCACCCGCAACGGGAACTGAAGGCAAAACCGAGGAGAGTAAAAACGCTAACCCCGCCGCATCGCCCTCGCCCTCCCCCGGAGAAAGCCCAACGCCGGGAACATCGCCAACTCCTTCGCCCTCCCCCGGAGAAAGCCCAACGCCGGGAACATCGCCAACTCCTTCGCCCTCCCCCGGAGAAAGCCCAACGCCGGGAACATCGCCCTCACCCTCGCCCTCCCCCGGAGAAACACCCAAAGCCGGTGAATCTCCGAAAGAATCTCCAGCGAAAGCAAAAGACAACAAAGAATCGCGCTTGGTGGTGCTAGGAAACTCAACCTTTGCCTCAAATGGGTGGTTCGATCAACAGATTAACCGCGATGTCTTCCTAAACTCTGTGGAATGGCTAGCAAAGAACGATAAATCAACGCTATCGATTAGTCCCAAACAGCCCAAAAATCGCCGTCTCAACTTAACTTTAGGGCAAGCGAGCGTGTTAGGCTGGCTGGCAATCGTCATCGTACCGCTTCTGAGTCTCGCGATCGCAGCTTTGATGTGGTGGCGGCGGCGTTAA